The following are encoded in a window of Amphibacillus xylanus NBRC 15112 genomic DNA:
- a CDS encoding class I SAM-dependent DNA methyltransferase, which produces MTYRQLAKLYDFLMKDAPYDQWTSFTKQFIDQKKPANQISILDLGCGTGQVTWRLAEKGYQVTGVDLSEDMLTEASALANEKNLHVQWLQQDITELEGLYDYDVIVSYCDVINYITDPDKLMQGFQRIYDSLDQSGVFLFDVHSMNHVKNEMVDQLFSEVYDDLSYIWFCYPGEFEGEMTHELTFFIKDSDQYQRFDEFHHQRTYPISTYLTMLKEVGFKDIKVFADFQFDEEIIEPFDESEGDRFFFACRK; this is translated from the coding sequence ATGACATACCGTCAATTAGCAAAACTTTATGACTTTTTAATGAAGGATGCACCTTATGATCAATGGACGAGTTTTACTAAGCAATTTATTGATCAAAAAAAACCAGCAAATCAGATTAGTATTTTAGATTTAGGATGCGGGACTGGACAAGTAACTTGGCGACTAGCTGAAAAAGGCTATCAGGTGACTGGAGTTGATTTATCTGAGGATATGTTAACTGAAGCATCGGCCCTCGCTAATGAAAAAAACTTGCACGTTCAGTGGTTACAGCAGGATATAACTGAACTGGAAGGCTTATATGATTATGACGTTATTGTTAGCTATTGTGATGTAATCAATTATATTACTGATCCCGATAAGCTCATGCAGGGATTTCAGAGAATTTATGATAGTCTTGATCAATCAGGTGTTTTCTTATTTGATGTTCATAGTATGAACCATGTGAAAAATGAAATGGTAGATCAACTATTTTCAGAAGTGTATGATGATTTATCATATATTTGGTTCTGTTATCCAGGTGAATTTGAAGGAGAAATGACTCACGAGTTAACATTCTTTATTAAAGATTCAGATCAGTATCAACGCTTCGATGAGTTCCACCATCAAAGAACTTATCCAATTTCAACTTATTTAACGATGCTCAAAGAAGTAGGATTTAAAGACATTAAAGTGTTTGCCGATTTTCAATTCGATGAAGAAATAATTGAGCCTTTTGATGAATCGGAGGGTGATCGATTCTTTTTCGCATGTCGAAAATAG
- a CDS encoding ComE operon protein 2 — translation MTRISWEQYFMTQSHLIALRSTCERLTVGATIVRDNRIIAGGYNGSVSGSDHCIDEGCYVIDGHCVRTVHAEMNAILQCAKFGVQTEGAEIYVTHYPCLQCCKAIIQAGINTVYYAADYRNHPYASELFKDANVNVQFIPLENESIQLLNN, via the coding sequence ATGACACGAATATCTTGGGAGCAATATTTTATGACACAAAGTCATCTAATCGCATTAAGAAGCACATGTGAACGATTAACCGTTGGTGCAACGATAGTAAGAGACAATCGAATTATTGCAGGTGGCTATAATGGTAGTGTATCAGGAAGTGACCATTGTATTGATGAGGGTTGCTACGTCATTGATGGACATTGTGTGCGCACTGTACATGCAGAGATGAATGCAATCTTACAATGTGCAAAATTTGGTGTCCAAACAGAGGGAGCAGAAATTTATGTCACTCATTATCCTTGTTTACAATGCTGTAAGGCGATTATTCAAGCAGGGATTAATACGGTTTATTATGCAGCAGATTATCGAAATCATCCATATGCCAGCGAACTATTTAAAGATGCGAATGTTAATGTACAATTTATTCCACTTGAAAATGAGTCGATTCAATTATTAAATAATTAA
- a CDS encoding helix-hairpin-helix domain-containing protein, which yields MKWIKNNYILLLIGALVVISLFWDLLISELFKPSIETTPFHSAEVDSSIDTQQLPIEINQSTTQEKLYVDVKGAIYKPGVYLVEPDDRVIDVIESAGGFTDDADENQINLAEKVYDAMVIYVPSVSDYSELIVQTQSNDGKIRINQATQTELEQLPGIGATKALAIIQYREDNGPFKTAEELQNVSGIGAKTFEQIKEFIIVP from the coding sequence GTGAAATGGATAAAAAATAATTATATTTTATTGCTAATTGGTGCATTGGTCGTTATTAGCTTGTTTTGGGATTTACTTATTTCAGAATTATTTAAGCCTTCAATTGAAACTACTCCTTTTCATTCCGCAGAGGTTGACTCTTCAATAGACACACAACAATTACCGATAGAAATAAATCAATCTACCACTCAAGAAAAATTATATGTTGATGTAAAAGGTGCCATCTACAAACCTGGTGTTTATTTAGTAGAGCCTGATGACCGTGTTATTGATGTCATTGAATCAGCAGGTGGGTTTACGGATGATGCTGATGAAAATCAGATTAATTTAGCTGAGAAGGTATATGATGCTATGGTCATTTATGTTCCGTCGGTATCAGATTATAGTGAATTAATTGTCCAAACCCAATCAAATGATGGTAAAATAAGAATCAATCAAGCGACACAAACTGAGCTTGAACAATTACCTGGTATTGGAGCAACTAAGGCATTAGCGATTATTCAATACCGTGAAGATAATGGTCCGTTTAAAACGGCGGAGGAACTACAAAATGTCTCAGGAATTGGTGCGAAAACTTTTGAGCAAATAAAAGAGTTTATCATCGTTCCGTGA
- the rsfS gene encoding ribosome silencing factor, translating into MSNNQLVKYVVKAADDKRAEDIITLDMKGVSYIADYFVICEGTNERQVQAIARGIKEEVEKHGGEVKRMEGFEQARWILIDIGDVVCHVFHQEDRHYYNLERLWGDAPIVEIDIEDVEDSQ; encoded by the coding sequence ATGAGCAATAATCAATTAGTTAAATACGTTGTTAAAGCAGCTGATGATAAGCGCGCTGAAGATATTATTACATTAGATATGAAAGGTGTATCATATATCGCTGATTATTTTGTAATTTGTGAGGGTACGAATGAGCGACAAGTTCAAGCGATCGCTAGAGGAATCAAAGAAGAAGTAGAGAAGCATGGTGGAGAAGTAAAAAGAATGGAAGGCTTTGAACAAGCGCGCTGGATTCTGATCGATATAGGTGACGTTGTTTGCCATGTCTTCCATCAAGAGGATCGTCATTACTACAATTTAGAGCGCTTATGGGGTGACGCACCAATTGTAGAAATTGATATCGAAGATGTAGAGGATTCACAATGA